The DNA window ACAGCGCCACCGAAGAAGAGGTGGCGGAACTCTTCGCCGCTTTTGGACCGGTGGAGAAAGTGAAGCTGATCACCGACCGGGAAACCGGGCGGCCGCGTGGCTTCGGATTCGTCACCCTCGCCGATTCGTCGAAGGTGAAGGAAGCAGCCGATGCGGTGGACGGCCAGGATTTTGGCGGTCGCGCCCTGCGTGTGAACCCGGCCGAACCCCGCGAGCCCCGTTCCGGCGGCTTCGGTGGTGGTGGCGGTGAGCGCCGCGGTGGCGGTGGCGGCTACGGCGGCGATCGTCGCGGTGGCGGCGGTGGTGACCGTCGTGGTGGCGGAGGCGGCTATGGCGGCGACCGGCGCGGTGGCGGCGGTGGTGACCGTCGCGGCGGTGGCGGCGGCGGTGAGCGTCGCGGCGGCGGCAAGCGCGGCTTCGACGACGACAACTGGTAAGTCCCACGTAACCCGTCGCAGTTTTTCCAAACACCCGTCCGGAGCTCCCGGCCGGGTGTTTTTTTATCCACGTGAGATCGCGGGCATTTTCCCAAGCCCGTAGGGCTGTCATCGATATAGCCTTCGGGGGAGCGAGAAGCGATCGAGCTCCATCGGAGCGGCATCCAGTTGGATCACCTGCCGGGGTCCGCCCCCTCGATCGGCTTGAAAATGTATCGCTGGTCATGCGGCACCTCGAACTTGTCGAGTAGCGCGAGATACTCGTCGGTGAACGTCTTGGTCCGGTGATGCTCTTGCTGATTTCGGATGTACCGAACCACGGATCCCAACTGGGAATGGCCATACGAGAAGGCGCCGAACCCCTGCTGCCATTCGAATCGTCCGGGAACCCAGTTCTGCTGATTGATGAAGGCGGAAGAAGAGGCCTTGATCGCGCGAACCAGATCGGAAATCGCCATCGAGGGTTTGAGGCCGACAAGGATGTGGATGTGGTCGGGCATATTGTTGATGGCGATCAGTTTCTGACCCTGCCCGGAGACGATGCCGGTAATGTATTTCTGGAGCTCGTCGTTGTGGCGCTCGGAGATCAGGCATTGGCGACCGCTGACGGCGAAAACGACCTGGATGTAGAGTTGGGTGTAGGTGTTTGCCATGGTGGTGGGGCGGGGCGTGGGGGCGGGGCACTTCGATGTCGCTCCGATGGAGCTCGAAAATTTTGCTGGGATCTGAAGCTATAGAGATTTCGGCCCGCTGGGCCTTCTGACTGGGCCAATGGGCCTTTTGATTGTCCGGTTGGGCCCTTTGGTTGGCTCGATGAGCTATAATTATTGGAACTGCTATCCGCGTGAGATGGCGGGGTCGGTGTCGATTTCCTCGATCCTCGGACGGAGGTTGGCATGGGGGCCGGTGAGGTCGGGGTCGGTCTCGACGACCTTGTCCGCCAAGGCCCGGGCCTCGCGCAGCAGAGCCGTGTCGGCGAGGAAGTCGGGGAAGCGGAACTCGCCCATTCCGCTCTGCATTGTGCCGAGCACGTTTCCCGGGCCACGGATCCGCAGGTCCTCTTCGGCGATGACGAACCCGTCCGAAGTCTTCTCCATGACCTGCAGCTTCTCGAGCGCGTCGGGGCTCTTCCCGTCGGTCAGCAGGATGCAGTAGCTCTTGTGCTCACCGCGACCGATCCGTCCCCGCAGCTGGTGGAGCTGGGCCAGGCCGAAGCGTTCGGCGTGGTGGATGATCATCAGGTTCGCATTGGGGACATCGACACCGACCTCGATCACCGAGGTCGCGACAAGCGCGTCGATCTCGTGATCTCGGAATCGTCGCATCACCGATTCCTTCTCCTCGGCATCCACCTTGCCGTGAAGCAGGCCGACTTCGAACTTCGACAGCCGCTTGGCCCATTTCTCGTGGGCGACCGTTGCGGCCTCCGCCTTGAGCTTCTCACTCTCCTCCACCAGCGGATACACGAGGTAGGCCTGACGCCCGCTCTCGAGCTGGTCCTTCACGAAACGGTTGAGGTCGGTCTGCTTCGGATTGGTCCGCAGCGCGGTGACCATCTTGCCGCGGCCCGCCGGTCGTTCGTCGAGGATCGAGACGTCGAGGTCGCCGTAGATCGTCATCGTCAATGTCCGCGGAATCGGCGTGGCGGTCATCACCAGGACGTCGGGCGTGGTGCCCTGCTCGATCAGCCGGCCGCGCTGCATCACGCCGAACTTGTGCTGCTCGTCGATCACCACGAGGCCGAGGTTGCTGAAGAGTTCGTCGTCGTAGAGCAGGGCGTGGGTGCCGATGACGATCTGCGGCGCACCGTCGAGCTCGATGTGGGTGCTTTCCTGGCGATCGGCGGTGCGCAGCGCGACCCGCACGCCGAGCGGCTCGAGCCATTTCCGGAAGGTGAGGAAGTGCTGCTCGGCGAGGATCTGGGTGGGCGCCATCAGCGCGGCCTGCACGCCGGAGTCGATGGCCAGCAGCATGCTCGCCATGGCCACGAAGGTTTTGCCCGATCCGACGTCGCC is part of the Haloferula helveola genome and encodes:
- a CDS encoding RNA-binding protein translates to MDIYVGNLPYSATEEEVAELFAAFGPVEKVKLITDRETGRPRGFGFVTLADSSKVKEAADAVDGQDFGGRALRVNPAEPREPRSGGFGGGGGERRGGGGGYGGDRRGGGGGDRRGGGGGYGGDRRGGGGGDRRGGGGGGERRGGGKRGFDDDNW
- the tnpA gene encoding IS200/IS605 family transposase yields the protein MANTYTQLYIQVVFAVSGRQCLISERHNDELQKYITGIVSGQGQKLIAINNMPDHIHILVGLKPSMAISDLVRAIKASSSAFINQQNWVPGRFEWQQGFGAFSYGHSQLGSVVRYIRNQQEHHRTKTFTDEYLALLDKFEVPHDQRYIFKPIEGADPGR
- the recG gene encoding ATP-dependent DNA helicase RecG, translated to MIPADSDLAAADFLQAKEVLALASAGLKTPRQLLDRLPRRYEDRRRFDAFPASPGGAPVCIRGQVIDTRNRFGPRVRFYEAVVADTSGSAMGPSTLTCRWFNMPYLSKVLAAGQEVILHGKPKDFQGRIVIDHPDFEVIRDDSGPSIHLERIVPVYGNVSGINQRRLREIQYLMLDAVDPATLAPEFDVDPTYPRHEAYREVHFPESIEQADAARRRFALEEFFGVQLQVVWRRQRHDRRNGRVLGKKTELLTRFYESLPFDLTDAQKRSIREILGDLRTPRPMNRLLQGDVGSGKTFVAMASMLLAIDSGVQAALMAPTQILAEQHFLTFRKWLEPLGVRVALRTADRQESTHIELDGAPQIVIGTHALLYDDELFSNLGLVVIDEQHKFGVMQRGRLIEQGTTPDVLVMTATPIPRTLTMTIYGDLDVSILDERPAGRGKMVTALRTNPKQTDLNRFVKDQLESGRQAYLVYPLVEESEKLKAEAATVAHEKWAKRLSKFEVGLLHGKVDAEEKESVMRRFRDHEIDALVATSVIEVGVDVPNANLMIIHHAERFGLAQLHQLRGRIGRGEHKSYCILLTDGKSPDALEKLQVMEKTSDGFVIAEEDLRIRGPGNVLGTMQSGMGEFRFPDFLADTALLREARALADKVVETDPDLTGPHANLRPRIEEIDTDPAISRG